A window of Corallococcus macrosporus DSM 14697 contains these coding sequences:
- a CDS encoding glycosyltransferase family 39 protein, protein MSAPLLATPADATPPPEPGLEAPAPTSRNAPARGVSRWVLAAVALLPGLIAVVQLGRIHPDEVYQSLEPAWWRVHGYGVLAWEWREGLRNWAVPGVLAGFLKLADLLGITHPRAYRVVVALPQVALHAWSLWAAHRFAQRRAGDTGGLLATLLVGLYGPVLVFAGRTMAESISASLLIVAMEALDRRERLARAGLVGGVALGLAVVARYPSAIFVLAALVWLAAARRWRLLVFTCVGGLAVAVALGALDWATWGKPFHSFFAYVRFNVFSGKAAARFGADPPSFYVKPLLSAVPLWAWAAVPLGAAALRQRRFPSLPLWCAAVYTGVLLATAHKEERFLYPGLVLAMLAAAPPVAALLARRAQPTGRWGLAGLALAATLASAAYFPSGDLRADQFRAIVAATRGNARGLLIVNEGLWGSGGFFYLGKRIPWLTCDWPHDAAFQRALRDKTFNRAVTFEDRALTELQAGGFQVVRKVGRETILSRE, encoded by the coding sequence GTGTCCGCGCCACTCCTCGCCACGCCCGCCGATGCCACCCCGCCGCCCGAGCCCGGCCTCGAGGCGCCCGCGCCGACCTCGCGAAACGCGCCGGCCCGGGGTGTCTCCCGCTGGGTGCTGGCGGCGGTGGCCCTGCTGCCCGGCCTCATCGCGGTGGTGCAACTGGGCCGCATCCACCCGGACGAGGTGTACCAGTCGCTGGAGCCGGCCTGGTGGCGCGTCCACGGCTACGGCGTCCTGGCGTGGGAGTGGCGTGAGGGCCTGCGCAACTGGGCGGTCCCCGGCGTGCTGGCCGGCTTCCTGAAGCTGGCGGACCTGTTGGGCATCACCCACCCGCGGGCCTACCGCGTCGTGGTGGCCCTCCCGCAGGTCGCGCTCCACGCCTGGAGTCTCTGGGCCGCGCACCGCTTCGCTCAGCGCCGGGCGGGGGACACAGGGGGGCTGCTGGCCACGCTGCTCGTGGGCCTCTATGGACCGGTGCTCGTCTTCGCGGGCCGCACCATGGCCGAGTCGATTTCCGCCTCGCTGCTCATCGTCGCCATGGAGGCGCTGGACCGGCGCGAGCGGCTCGCGAGGGCAGGGCTCGTGGGCGGCGTGGCCCTGGGGCTGGCGGTGGTGGCCCGCTACCCCTCGGCCATCTTCGTGCTGGCGGCCCTGGTGTGGCTGGCGGCGGCGCGGCGGTGGCGGCTGCTCGTCTTCACCTGCGTGGGAGGGCTGGCCGTGGCGGTGGCGCTCGGCGCGCTCGACTGGGCGACGTGGGGCAAGCCCTTCCATTCCTTCTTCGCCTACGTCCGCTTCAACGTCTTCTCCGGGAAGGCCGCGGCCCGGTTCGGCGCGGACCCGCCGAGCTTCTACGTGAAGCCGCTGCTCTCCGCGGTGCCGCTCTGGGCGTGGGCCGCCGTGCCCCTGGGCGCGGCCGCGCTCCGTCAGCGGCGCTTCCCCTCCCTGCCGCTGTGGTGCGCCGCCGTGTACACCGGCGTGCTGCTGGCCACCGCGCACAAGGAGGAGCGCTTCCTCTACCCCGGCCTGGTGCTGGCCATGCTGGCCGCGGCGCCGCCCGTGGCGGCCCTCCTGGCCCGACGTGCCCAGCCCACGGGGCGGTGGGGCCTGGCCGGACTCGCGCTGGCCGCCACCCTGGCCTCCGCGGCCTACTTTCCCTCCGGGGACCTGCGGGCGGACCAGTTCCGGGCGATTGTCGCCGCCACCCGGGGCAACGCGCGGGGGCTGCTCATCGTCAACGAGGGCCTGTGGGGCTCGGGCGGCTTCTTCTACCTGGGGAAGCGGATTCCCTGGCTCACCTGTGACTGGCCCCACGACGCCGCGTTTCAACGCGCGCTGCGGGACAAGACGTTCAACCGCGCCGTCACCTTCGAGGACCGCGCGCTCACCGAGCTCCAGGCCGGCGGCTTCCAGGTCGTCCGGAAGGTGGGCCGCGAGACGATTCTCTCCCGCGAGTAG
- the tadA gene encoding tRNA adenosine(34) deaminase TadA has translation MSDEAFMQQALSLAREAAELGEVPVGAVAVLDGEVVGTGFNRREVDRNPLAHAEMLAMDAAARKLGAWRLSGVTLYVTLEPCAMCAGGLVQSRVTRLVFGAFDPKAGAVGSLYNLVEEPRHNHRLQVTSGILADESRLLLKTFFGRLRAKKRDN, from the coding sequence ATGAGTGACGAAGCTTTCATGCAGCAGGCGCTATCGCTCGCGCGGGAAGCAGCGGAACTCGGAGAGGTCCCCGTAGGTGCTGTGGCGGTGCTGGACGGTGAAGTCGTCGGCACGGGTTTCAACCGCCGCGAAGTGGACCGCAACCCGCTCGCTCACGCAGAGATGTTGGCCATGGATGCCGCGGCCCGGAAGCTCGGTGCCTGGCGTCTCTCGGGTGTCACCCTGTACGTGACGCTTGAGCCGTGCGCCATGTGCGCCGGAGGCCTGGTGCAGTCCCGTGTGACGCGACTCGTTTTCGGTGCCTTTGATCCGAAAGCCGGTGCGGTGGGTTCGCTGTACAACCTGGTCGAAGAGCCTCGACACAATCACCGGCTCCAAGTCACGAGTGGTATCCTGGCGGACGAGAGCCGCCTGCTTTTGAAGACGTTCTTCGGGCGCCTGCGCGCGAAGAAACGTGACAATTGA
- the serS gene encoding serine--tRNA ligase — translation MLDLRNVAQNFDAVVARLKTRGGNLDLGPFQRLFAERRELYVSVESLAARRNAANEEMKRKAKEDPKALDALRGDLRAVSQEIKEKEGRLKDVEEELNRILLLIPNVPHESVPEGGGAEDNVQVAIWGQKPDLLFAPKQHFELGEKLGMLDFERAAKVSGSRFTFYKGALARLERALVTFMIDVHTSKGYTELLPPYLVLRETMMGTGQLPKFEDDVFKTVGEPERFLIPTAEVPVTNYHADEILEGESLPIRYCAFSPSFRAEAGAAGRDTRGLVRQHQFHKVELVKFAQQDKSLDELEAMTDDACDILRRLGLHHRVMLLCTGDMGFSARKTYDIEVWLPGQNAYREISSCSDCGDFQARRAKIRYRAQKGDKPQLAHTLNGSGLAVGRTAIAILENYQREDGSVAIPEALVPYMGGLKELKPI, via the coding sequence ATGCTGGACCTCCGGAACGTTGCGCAGAACTTCGATGCGGTGGTCGCCCGGCTCAAGACGCGGGGCGGCAACCTGGATTTGGGCCCCTTCCAGCGGCTCTTCGCCGAGCGCCGCGAGCTGTATGTCTCCGTGGAGTCGCTGGCCGCGCGCCGCAACGCCGCCAACGAGGAGATGAAGCGCAAGGCGAAGGAGGACCCGAAGGCGCTCGACGCGCTCCGCGGCGACCTCCGCGCCGTCTCCCAGGAAATCAAGGAGAAGGAGGGGCGCCTCAAGGACGTGGAGGAGGAGCTCAACCGCATCCTCCTGCTCATCCCCAACGTGCCCCATGAGTCCGTCCCCGAGGGCGGCGGCGCCGAGGACAACGTCCAGGTGGCCATCTGGGGCCAGAAGCCGGACCTGCTCTTCGCCCCCAAGCAGCACTTCGAGCTGGGTGAGAAGCTGGGCATGCTCGACTTCGAGCGCGCCGCCAAGGTGTCCGGCAGCCGCTTCACCTTCTACAAGGGCGCGCTGGCCCGGCTGGAGCGGGCGCTGGTCACCTTCATGATCGACGTGCACACCAGCAAGGGCTACACGGAGCTGCTCCCGCCCTACCTGGTGCTGCGCGAGACGATGATGGGCACCGGCCAGCTCCCCAAGTTCGAGGATGACGTCTTCAAGACGGTGGGTGAGCCGGAGCGCTTCCTCATCCCCACGGCGGAAGTGCCCGTCACCAACTACCACGCGGACGAAATCCTGGAGGGCGAGTCCCTCCCCATCCGCTACTGCGCCTTCAGCCCCAGCTTCCGGGCGGAAGCGGGCGCCGCCGGCAGGGACACCCGCGGCCTGGTCCGCCAGCACCAGTTCCACAAGGTGGAGCTGGTGAAGTTCGCCCAGCAGGACAAGAGCCTGGACGAGCTCGAGGCCATGACGGACGACGCCTGCGACATCCTCCGCCGCCTGGGCCTCCACCACCGCGTGATGCTCCTGTGCACCGGGGACATGGGCTTCAGCGCCCGCAAGACGTACGACATCGAGGTCTGGCTGCCCGGGCAGAACGCCTACCGGGAGATCTCCTCCTGCTCCGACTGCGGCGACTTCCAGGCCCGCCGGGCGAAGATTCGCTACCGGGCCCAGAAGGGGGACAAGCCCCAGCTCGCCCACACGCTCAACGGCAGCGGCCTGGCGGTCGGCCGGACGGCCATCGCCATCCTGGAGAACTACCAGCGCGAGGACGGAAGCGTGGCCATTCCGGAGGCGTTGGTGCCGTACATGGGCGGTTTGAAGGAGCTGAAGCCGATTTGA
- a CDS encoding tetratricopeptide repeat protein, which produces MKVSCPSCQTNYNIDDKRIPPGGAKLKCARCQTTFPIKLEAVSAPPAPAPAEPAVPLPGAPAPAPRSAAVPLPGAAPDASAAPAAAAVPLPGAAPAHPATAAVPLPGAPASAGAIPLPGAAPAPAAVPLPGAVPPPGAAAPAASAIPLPGAAPAASAAIPLPGAAPAASAIPLPGAAPAHLAASAAIPLPGAPASAGAIPLPGAPAAGAIPLPGAAPAHPAASAAIPLPGAPVSSSAIPPPAAPDASGAIPLPGGAPEADPFAFDMSEAPQAASIPLPGGAPEADPFAFDMSEAPQAASIPLPGSAPEEDAFAFDMGAPAEAAVPPPGAAPEEDAFAFDMSSPAEAAAAMPPSDGLDAFGDDPGEPARDTREVTRVVSIPLPSDAYREPPAPAASGYGVNEPAGTARDFDFDTVEAPAEDATQGYGVNEPAGTARDFDFASDDALPVPVEAPPAEDAFAFDIESPGAAAQPPQDDPFALPPPPAHAQPAAPQDDPFALPPPQDDPFALPPAPDAYAMPAAPAAEPYAMPPPAAGAPSFDFAELPVPANADPFALPPPGAADFSDLPAPAAPQALEFADLPAPAAPAPDLSFDFNEPPAPGADPFAADFGSAPAPAPAADPFAADFGSAPAPAPAADPFAADFGSAPAPAPAADPFAIDFAEPPAPAPAVAVNPALDFGDVDFGSPPPAASPSIPDSLEFDPTARPDDDLEADLSDPLPPPPNAGPADGLEMLSFIDDAAGKDGGAQAGAKVRRFHVRRRSGKVFGPFDEGVIVKMLEDGQLLGNEDVSQDSETWSAIGTVPTFAAAIQRLMEGPAKLVTPAAAPAAAVVDAPRVDGVDPQANMKRLEQLYEGRMAAVSVVDRSGNTEKWKKRIPLMIAAGVAVVVAGIGAGTEFGTRYGAFGRKALFPPRVADGSPQAKQVQEAKQALLTDTFDSYKQAREITAKVLQQKEYPEVRSLWCQSVHYLQRRYAAGNPNEMSRCRQDMAEIGFLGEKDVDFIKASAALALTSRQADSVIPALSDAHSREDTQADAELAFLLAEAYAQKRDEKRALDTLKKVLAKNPKSAKAHHAMGNLHQSADRADEAAAAYAAALEADPKHVASAVELAAVELLVRKDVEKGAEAVERALAPDVQSALGPAELARARGLKGVAMFQRHQPKEAEAELKAALEMDEKSAFLRGQLARVLRAQRNFDGALPIYKALSVEEPNNLEFADGHITALVMTGKMQDALEAVTKANGVFPNEARIAYLFGRIEDALDKLSDAEGHYKRAIAADENLVEARLYLGRFYLAQRRNAEARAQLEEAVKKAPEHAGVRAGLGELALAENNALLAQQEFERSVKLDPILADAHLGLSRVALLTDDLETAKTEANRALELDPHLLKDGRLQRGLVLWRLGQLEEAVAELEKAKTEDPRSTTIPITLGAVLLERGDLPGAESNLGLALSNEPSNHEALYYLALVKAKRLEFTQALDNMRKAVERAPNRPDYHYAYGVILRDAKNLPDAMDSWRKTVELDASHADAHEALGHAQLESSQFDEAIASFEASLKADPRRTRVMGSIGDAYFAAARWNDAIKRYQSALKADPKLTYVYYKVARAFTEQAQHAKAIDWYRKATNADSENPMAYYYLGFAYKERNKKREAVQAFKDYLSRKPDATDKQDIEDEIYDLQN; this is translated from the coding sequence ATGAAAGTCTCCTGCCCGTCTTGCCAGACGAACTACAACATCGATGACAAGCGGATCCCCCCGGGAGGCGCGAAGCTCAAGTGCGCCCGGTGCCAGACCACCTTCCCCATCAAGCTCGAAGCGGTGAGCGCGCCCCCGGCGCCTGCGCCCGCCGAGCCCGCCGTTCCGCTGCCGGGCGCGCCGGCCCCGGCGCCCCGGTCCGCCGCCGTTCCCCTCCCCGGTGCCGCGCCTGACGCCAGTGCCGCGCCGGCCGCCGCCGCGGTTCCGCTGCCCGGTGCCGCCCCCGCTCACCCGGCCACCGCCGCGGTTCCGCTCCCGGGTGCGCCCGCGTCCGCTGGCGCCATCCCGCTGCCCGGCGCCGCCCCCGCGCCCGCCGCGGTTCCGCTCCCCGGCGCCGTCCCGCCGCCCGGTGCAGCAGCGCCGGCCGCCTCCGCCATTCCGCTGCCGGGTGCCGCGCCGGCCGCCTCCGCCGCCATTCCGCTGCCGGGTGCCGCGCCGGCCGCCTCCGCCATTCCGCTGCCAGGCGCCGCGCCGGCACACCTTGCCGCCTCCGCCGCCATTCCGCTCCCCGGCGCGCCCGCGTCCGCTGGCGCCATTCCCCTCCCGGGTGCGCCCGCCGCTGGCGCCATCCCGCTGCCCGGTGCCGCGCCCGCGCACCCGGCCGCCTCCGCCGCGATTCCGCTCCCCGGCGCGCCCGTGTCCTCGAGTGCCATTCCGCCGCCGGCCGCGCCAGACGCCTCCGGCGCCATTCCCCTCCCTGGCGGCGCGCCTGAAGCAGATCCGTTCGCCTTCGACATGAGCGAGGCCCCGCAGGCCGCCAGCATCCCCCTGCCCGGCGGCGCGCCTGAAGCAGATCCGTTCGCCTTCGACATGAGCGAGGCCCCGCAGGCCGCCAGCATCCCCCTTCCCGGCAGCGCGCCCGAGGAGGACGCCTTCGCCTTCGACATGGGCGCGCCCGCCGAGGCCGCGGTGCCCCCCCCGGGCGCCGCGCCCGAGGAGGACGCCTTCGCCTTCGACATGAGCTCGCCCGCCGAGGCCGCCGCGGCCATGCCGCCGTCGGATGGGCTGGACGCGTTCGGTGACGACCCTGGCGAGCCGGCGCGGGACACGCGCGAGGTGACGCGCGTCGTCTCCATCCCCCTGCCGAGCGACGCCTACCGCGAGCCGCCCGCCCCCGCCGCGTCGGGCTACGGCGTGAACGAGCCCGCCGGCACCGCGCGCGACTTCGACTTCGACACCGTCGAAGCGCCCGCCGAGGACGCAACGCAGGGTTACGGCGTGAACGAGCCCGCGGGCACCGCGCGCGACTTCGACTTCGCCTCCGACGACGCCCTGCCGGTCCCCGTGGAGGCCCCGCCCGCCGAGGACGCGTTCGCCTTCGACATCGAATCTCCCGGCGCCGCCGCCCAGCCGCCCCAGGACGACCCGTTCGCCCTGCCGCCGCCCCCCGCGCATGCGCAGCCGGCCGCGCCCCAGGACGACCCGTTCGCCCTGCCGCCGCCCCAGGACGACCCGTTCGCCCTGCCGCCCGCGCCGGACGCGTATGCCATGCCGGCCGCGCCCGCTGCCGAGCCCTACGCCATGCCCCCGCCCGCCGCGGGAGCGCCGTCCTTCGACTTCGCCGAGTTGCCCGTCCCCGCGAACGCCGACCCGTTCGCCCTGCCGCCACCGGGGGCCGCGGACTTCTCCGACCTGCCCGCGCCCGCCGCGCCCCAGGCCCTGGAATTCGCGGACCTGCCGGCCCCCGCCGCGCCAGCCCCGGACCTGTCGTTCGACTTCAATGAGCCGCCCGCGCCTGGAGCGGACCCGTTCGCCGCCGACTTCGGCTCCGCGCCGGCCCCCGCCCCCGCGGCGGACCCGTTCGCCGCTGACTTCGGCTCCGCGCCGGCCCCCGCCCCCGCGGCGGACCCGTTCGCCGCTGACTTCGGCTCCGCGCCGGCCCCCGCCCCCGCGGCGGACCCGTTCGCCATCGACTTCGCGGAGCCTCCGGCGCCCGCCCCGGCCGTCGCCGTCAACCCCGCCCTGGACTTCGGTGACGTGGACTTCGGCTCGCCCCCGCCGGCCGCGTCCCCCTCCATCCCCGACTCCCTCGAGTTCGACCCCACCGCCCGGCCAGATGACGACCTGGAGGCGGACCTCTCCGACCCGCTGCCGCCCCCGCCCAACGCGGGCCCCGCGGACGGCCTGGAGATGCTGTCCTTCATCGACGACGCGGCCGGCAAGGACGGCGGAGCCCAGGCGGGCGCCAAGGTGCGTCGCTTCCACGTCCGTCGGCGCTCGGGCAAGGTGTTCGGCCCGTTCGACGAGGGCGTCATCGTCAAGATGCTCGAGGATGGACAGCTCCTCGGGAACGAGGACGTGTCGCAGGACTCGGAGACCTGGTCCGCCATCGGCACGGTGCCCACCTTCGCCGCCGCCATCCAGCGGCTGATGGAAGGCCCCGCCAAGCTGGTGACGCCCGCCGCGGCGCCGGCCGCCGCCGTCGTGGACGCGCCTCGCGTGGACGGCGTCGACCCGCAGGCCAACATGAAGCGGCTGGAGCAGCTCTACGAGGGCCGCATGGCCGCGGTCTCCGTCGTGGACCGCAGCGGCAACACGGAGAAGTGGAAGAAGCGCATCCCGCTGATGATCGCCGCGGGTGTCGCCGTGGTGGTGGCGGGCATCGGCGCGGGCACGGAGTTCGGAACGCGCTACGGCGCCTTCGGCCGCAAGGCCCTCTTCCCGCCTCGCGTCGCGGACGGCTCGCCCCAGGCGAAGCAGGTGCAGGAGGCGAAGCAGGCGCTGCTGACGGACACCTTCGACAGCTACAAGCAGGCCCGCGAAATCACCGCCAAGGTGCTCCAGCAGAAGGAGTACCCGGAGGTGCGCTCGCTGTGGTGCCAGTCCGTGCACTACCTCCAGCGCCGCTACGCCGCGGGCAACCCCAACGAGATGAGCCGCTGCCGGCAGGACATGGCGGAGATCGGGTTCCTGGGCGAGAAGGACGTGGACTTCATCAAGGCGTCCGCGGCGCTCGCGCTCACCTCCCGCCAGGCGGACTCCGTCATCCCCGCCCTGAGCGACGCCCACAGCCGCGAGGACACCCAGGCCGACGCGGAGCTGGCCTTCCTGCTCGCCGAGGCCTACGCCCAGAAGCGCGACGAGAAGCGCGCCCTGGACACGCTGAAGAAGGTGCTGGCGAAGAACCCGAAGTCCGCCAAGGCGCACCACGCCATGGGCAACCTGCACCAGTCCGCCGACCGCGCCGACGAGGCCGCCGCCGCCTATGCCGCGGCCCTGGAGGCCGACCCCAAGCACGTGGCCTCCGCGGTGGAGCTCGCCGCGGTGGAGCTGCTGGTCCGCAAGGACGTGGAGAAGGGCGCCGAGGCCGTTGAGCGGGCGCTGGCCCCGGACGTCCAGTCCGCGCTCGGCCCCGCGGAGCTGGCCCGAGCCCGCGGCCTCAAGGGCGTGGCCATGTTCCAGCGGCACCAGCCCAAGGAGGCCGAGGCCGAGCTGAAGGCCGCCCTGGAGATGGACGAGAAGTCCGCGTTCCTCCGCGGCCAGCTCGCGCGCGTGCTGCGCGCCCAGCGCAACTTCGACGGCGCCCTGCCCATCTACAAGGCGCTGTCGGTCGAGGAGCCCAACAACCTCGAGTTCGCGGACGGCCACATCACCGCGCTGGTGATGACGGGGAAGATGCAGGACGCCCTGGAGGCCGTGACGAAGGCCAACGGCGTGTTCCCCAACGAGGCCCGCATCGCCTACCTCTTCGGCCGCATCGAGGACGCGCTCGACAAGCTCTCCGACGCGGAGGGCCACTACAAGCGCGCCATCGCCGCGGACGAGAACCTGGTGGAGGCCCGCCTCTACCTGGGCCGCTTCTACCTGGCCCAGCGCCGCAACGCGGAGGCGCGCGCCCAGCTCGAGGAGGCCGTGAAGAAGGCCCCGGAGCACGCCGGCGTGCGCGCCGGTCTCGGTGAGCTGGCCCTGGCGGAGAACAACGCGCTGCTGGCCCAGCAGGAGTTCGAGCGCTCCGTGAAGCTGGACCCCATCCTGGCGGACGCCCACCTGGGCCTGTCCCGGGTGGCGCTGCTGACGGACGACCTGGAGACGGCGAAGACGGAGGCCAACCGCGCCCTGGAGCTGGACCCGCACCTGCTCAAGGACGGCCGGCTGCAGCGCGGGCTCGTGCTGTGGCGGCTGGGCCAGTTGGAAGAGGCCGTGGCGGAGCTGGAGAAGGCCAAGACGGAGGACCCGCGCTCCACCACCATCCCCATCACCCTGGGCGCCGTCCTGCTGGAGCGCGGCGACTTGCCGGGCGCGGAGAGCAACCTGGGCCTCGCGCTGAGCAACGAGCCTTCCAACCACGAGGCGCTCTACTACCTGGCGCTGGTGAAGGCGAAGCGGCTGGAGTTCACCCAGGCGCTGGACAACATGCGCAAGGCCGTGGAGCGGGCGCCCAACCGCCCCGACTACCACTACGCCTACGGCGTCATCCTGCGGGACGCGAAGAACCTGCCGGACGCCATGGACTCCTGGCGGAAGACGGTGGAGCTGGACGCCAGCCACGCAGACGCCCACGAGGCGCTGGGCCACGCGCAGTTGGAGAGCAGCCAGTTCGACGAGGCCATCGCCTCGTTCGAGGCCAGCCTCAAGGCCGACCCCCGCCGCACGCGGGTGATGGGCTCCATTGGTGACGCGTACTTCGCCGCCGCGCGCTGGAACGACGCCATCAAGCGCTACCAGTCGGCCCTGAAGGCGGACCCCAAGCTCACCTACGTCTATTACAAGGTGGCCCGCGCCTTCACCGAGCAGGCCCAGCACGCGAAGGCCATCGACTGGTACCGCAAGGCCACCAACGCCGACTCGGAGAACCCCATGGCCTACTACTACCTGGGCTTCGCCTATAAGGAGCGCAACAAGAAGCGCGAGGCGGTGCAGGCCTTCAAGGACTACCTCTCCCGCAAGCCGGACGCGACGGACAAGCAGGACATCGAGGACGAAATCTACGACCTGCAGAACTGA
- a CDS encoding protoporphyrinogen/coproporphyrinogen oxidase, protein MEPIVILGAGLAGLSTAHFLTKPWRLIEKSDRVGGLIKTEVIQGCYFDPTGHWLHLRDPEIQALVNTLWLPEQMVRIQRKAGIFTRGVFTRFPYQVNTHGLPPEVVAENLTGYVEAIYGEKGRELREREPRNFEEFILRYMGEGFAKNFMVPYNQKLWTVHPREMSAAWVGRFVPRPNLKEVVDGALGAGSDAVGYNASFLYPREGGIESLARAMLSHLKGGQLSTHTEPTAIDWKARKVTLSDGTVQPYAGLVSSISLPGLVKLLAKGEAGVPDAVQDAARKLRATTVTYVAVGAKGANRQPWHWIYLPEPEFHTYRIGSPSAVYAPLAPPDTSTFYVEYSHHGELSPAAAEQYAVEDLVRSQMIHAADDVLFAQAREIPHAYVLYDEAYGPAKSEILRFLEHAGVQIAGRYGQWEYSSMEDAILAGRACARTLNG, encoded by the coding sequence ATGGAACCCATTGTCATCCTGGGCGCGGGCCTCGCGGGCCTCTCCACCGCCCACTTCCTGACCAAGCCCTGGCGCCTCATCGAGAAGTCCGACCGCGTCGGAGGCCTCATCAAGACCGAGGTCATCCAGGGGTGTTATTTCGACCCCACCGGCCACTGGCTCCACCTGCGGGACCCGGAAATCCAGGCCCTGGTGAACACGCTGTGGCTGCCGGAACAGATGGTCCGCATCCAGCGCAAGGCCGGCATCTTCACGCGCGGCGTCTTCACGCGCTTCCCGTACCAGGTGAACACCCACGGCCTGCCGCCGGAGGTGGTGGCGGAGAACCTCACGGGCTACGTGGAGGCCATCTACGGTGAGAAGGGCCGCGAGCTGCGCGAGCGCGAGCCCCGCAACTTCGAGGAGTTCATCCTCCGCTACATGGGGGAGGGCTTCGCGAAGAACTTCATGGTGCCCTACAACCAGAAGCTGTGGACGGTGCACCCGCGCGAGATGTCCGCCGCCTGGGTGGGCCGCTTCGTGCCCCGCCCCAACCTGAAGGAAGTGGTGGACGGCGCGCTGGGCGCCGGCAGCGACGCGGTGGGCTACAACGCGTCGTTCCTGTACCCGCGCGAGGGCGGCATCGAGAGCCTCGCTCGCGCCATGCTGAGCCACCTGAAGGGTGGCCAGCTCAGCACGCACACCGAGCCCACCGCCATCGATTGGAAGGCCCGGAAGGTGACGCTGTCGGACGGCACCGTGCAGCCCTATGCGGGGTTGGTGTCCAGCATCTCCCTGCCCGGACTGGTGAAGCTGCTCGCGAAGGGCGAGGCCGGCGTGCCCGACGCCGTGCAGGACGCGGCGAGGAAGCTGCGCGCCACCACCGTCACGTACGTGGCCGTGGGCGCCAAGGGGGCCAACCGCCAGCCCTGGCATTGGATCTACCTGCCGGAGCCGGAGTTCCACACGTACCGCATCGGCTCGCCCTCCGCGGTGTACGCGCCGCTGGCGCCCCCGGACACGTCCACCTTCTACGTGGAGTACAGCCACCACGGCGAGCTGTCCCCGGCCGCGGCGGAGCAGTACGCGGTGGAGGACCTGGTGCGCTCGCAGATGATTCACGCCGCGGACGACGTCCTCTTCGCCCAGGCGCGTGAGATTCCCCACGCCTACGTGCTCTACGACGAGGCCTACGGCCCCGCGAAGTCGGAGATTCTCCGCTTCCTGGAGCACGCGGGAGTCCAGATTGCCGGCCGCTATGGGCAGTGGGAGTACTCCTCCATGGAGGACGCCATCCTCGCGGGACGGGCGTGCGCGAGGACTCTCAACGGTTGA
- a CDS encoding glycosyltransferase family 2 protein, with protein MAPHLTVVIPVYNEESIIASAAEELRQGLEARGLDYEIIFAENGSRDATPAILEELCAKNPRLRWFHSETPNYGVALKAGILKARGTYVICDEIDLCDLTFYDAALPRLERGEADMVVGSKAAKGASDQRPLIRRAATRVHNKLLKVALGFQGTDTHGLKAFRREALLPVIQKCVVDMDVFASEFVIRAWREGLRVVEIPIQLQEKRQPSIHLFKRVPNVLKNVGKLFYVIRVRGT; from the coding sequence ATGGCCCCGCATCTCACCGTCGTCATTCCGGTCTACAACGAGGAGTCCATCATCGCCTCGGCGGCGGAGGAGCTGCGCCAGGGGCTGGAGGCGCGCGGGCTCGACTACGAAATCATCTTCGCGGAGAACGGCTCCCGCGACGCCACGCCCGCCATCTTGGAGGAGCTGTGCGCGAAGAACCCGCGCCTGCGCTGGTTCCACTCGGAGACGCCCAACTACGGCGTGGCGCTCAAGGCCGGCATCCTCAAGGCGCGGGGCACCTACGTCATCTGTGATGAAATCGACCTGTGCGACCTGACCTTCTACGACGCGGCGCTGCCGCGGCTGGAGCGGGGCGAGGCGGACATGGTCGTGGGCTCCAAGGCGGCCAAGGGCGCCAGTGACCAGCGCCCCCTGATCCGCCGGGCGGCCACGCGGGTGCACAACAAGCTGCTGAAGGTGGCGCTGGGCTTCCAGGGCACCGACACGCACGGCCTGAAGGCGTTCCGCCGCGAGGCGCTGCTGCCCGTCATCCAGAAGTGCGTGGTGGACATGGACGTGTTCGCCAGCGAGTTCGTCATCCGCGCCTGGCGCGAGGGCCTGCGGGTGGTGGAGATTCCCATCCAGCTCCAAGAGAAGCGCCAGCCCTCCATCCACCTGTTCAAGCGCGTGCCCAACGTGTTGAAGAACGTGGGCAAGCTGTTCTACGTCATCCGCGTCCGCGGGACCTGA